The following DNA comes from Desulfurellaceae bacterium.
GCTTAGGCACTCAGCTCCAGCATCCGGTCAATCGCCCGTTCGGCGGCGACCCGAATATCCTCGTCGAGGGTGATCTCGTAGCGCTGCGCCCGCAGCGAGTCACGCACGCCGTCGAGGGTAATCATCTTCATGTAGTGACACAGCTGGCAGCTCTTGTAGAACTTCTTTTCAGGGATTTCGAGCAGCAGCCGGTCGGACAGGCCGCACTCGGTGACGATCAGAAACTCATCGGCCGGGCTGTCCTTGGCATAGCGGACCATGGCGCTGGTCGACAGGACGGCGTCGGCCAGCTGAATCACGTCTTCCCGACACTCGGGATGGACCAGGACCTTGACGTGGGGCAGATTGTCGCGCACCGACAGGATGTGCTCGGGGGTAATCTGATGGTGGACGTAACAGTTACCCTCCCACGACAGGATGGTCTTGGTGGTCTGGGTCTGCACATAGCGGGCCAGATTCTCGTCCGGCACAAACAGGACGTGCTCGGTGTCCAGGGACTCGACGATCTGCACCGCGTTGGACGAGGTGCAGCACGCGTCGCACTCGGCCTTCACGTCGGCGGTGGTATTGACGTAACAGATGGTTTGCAGGTCGGGNNNNNNNNNNNNNNNNNNNNNNNNNNNNNNNNNNNNNNNNNNNNNNNNNNNNNNNNNNNNNNNNNNNNNNNNNNNNNNNNNNNNNNNNNNNNNNNNNNNNNNNNNNNNNNNNNNNNNNNNNNNNNNNNNNNNNNNNNNNNNNNNNNNNNNNNNNNNNNNNNNNNNNNNNNNNNNNNNNNNNNNNNNNNNNNNNNNNNNNNNNNNNNNNNNNNNNNNNNNNNNNNNNNNNNNNNNNNNNNNNNNNNNNNNNNNNNNNNNNNNNNNNNNNNNNNNATCCACTCGGCATACTCGGCACACGCCTCGGGCGTGTAGCCGCTGTCGAGCTGCGATAGGTGGTCGTACAGTTCTTGCGGGGTCTTTTCCCCGCCGTAGATCGGGTGCATAGTCCCTCCCCAGGAGT
Coding sequences within:
- a CDS encoding quinolinate synthase NadA; the protein is PDLQTICYVNTTADVKAECDACCTSSNAVQIVESLDTEHVLFVPDENLARYVQTQTTKTILSWEGNCYVHHQITPEHILSVRDNLPHVKVLVHPECREDVIQLADAVLSTSAMVRYAKDSPADEFLIVTECGLSDRLLLEIPEKKFYKSCQLCHYMKMITLDGVRDSLRAQRYEITLDEDIRVAAERAIDRMLELSA